A stretch of the Chondrinema litorale genome encodes the following:
- a CDS encoding SDR family oxidoreductase — protein MTLINNTVLITGGSSGIGFKLAEILVKNNNQVIICSRSEEKLKRSKELIPELHIIQCDLATKEGCMKLTEQIKRDFPSCNILVNNAAVVHKNNFYTDNSALEKSDLEIQTNLIAPIYLSKLFIPVISKNKNAKIININSGLAYLPRAVYPIYNATKAALHSFTQVLRMQLSNTNIDVIEVMFPAVDTPWHNGNTPKIAISADAAVNEMLVKLSKNKKEIRIGKVNLLYKLYRIAPKFALKKLNDVS, from the coding sequence ATGACACTCATAAATAATACAGTCTTAATTACAGGAGGTAGCTCAGGCATTGGATTTAAGTTAGCCGAGATTCTTGTTAAGAATAACAATCAAGTGATCATATGCAGTAGATCCGAAGAAAAGCTAAAAAGATCAAAAGAGTTAATTCCTGAGTTACATATTATCCAATGTGATTTGGCTACTAAAGAAGGATGTATGAAACTTACTGAGCAAATAAAAAGGGATTTTCCGTCTTGCAATATCTTGGTAAATAATGCAGCTGTAGTGCATAAAAACAACTTTTATACTGATAATTCAGCACTCGAAAAATCAGACTTGGAGATTCAAACTAACTTAATAGCGCCAATTTATCTATCTAAGTTATTCATACCTGTAATTTCAAAAAATAAAAATGCTAAGATTATAAATATCAACTCAGGTCTGGCTTATTTACCAAGGGCAGTTTATCCGATTTATAATGCAACAAAAGCAGCCTTACATTCTTTTACTCAGGTTTTAAGAATGCAATTAAGTAATACGAATATTGATGTTATTGAAGTAATGTTTCCGGCGGTAGATACTCCTTGGCATAATGGAAATACGCCTAAAATTGCGATTAGTGCAGATGCTGCGGTTAATGAAATGTTAGTAAAACTGTCTAAAAACAAAAAAGAAATAAGAATAGGTAAAGTAAACTTGTTGTATAAGCTATACAGGATTGCGCCAAAATTCGCTTTGAAAAAGTTGAATGATGTTAGTTGA
- a CDS encoding Crp/Fnr family transcriptional regulator, producing the protein MNSRFLEFIKKITNVPEEQQYKFTELVSTSHMQKSVAFIRAGSYSKSIGYVDEGLFRYFYTSKEGIEYTKGFFDKNNVLSSYSAIIENRESYFTIEALEDSIIETVDYYKFKQLFTEHPCWNEFLVKLLEKGFITKETREREFLLLNAEERYKNFLERFPNLESRVRQHIIASYLGIAPESLSRIRKKFFT; encoded by the coding sequence ATGAATAGTCGCTTTCTTGAATTTATAAAGAAGATCACAAATGTACCAGAAGAGCAACAATATAAATTTACTGAGTTGGTCAGTACATCACATATGCAAAAGAGTGTGGCCTTTATAAGAGCAGGAAGTTATTCTAAGTCAATTGGTTATGTAGATGAGGGTTTGTTCAGGTATTTTTATACAAGTAAAGAGGGGATAGAATATACAAAGGGCTTTTTTGATAAAAATAATGTATTGAGTTCTTATAGTGCTATTATTGAAAATAGAGAATCATATTTTACAATAGAGGCTCTAGAAGATTCAATAATTGAAACTGTTGATTATTATAAGTTTAAACAATTGTTTACCGAACATCCTTGTTGGAATGAGTTTTTAGTAAAACTCCTTGAAAAAGGATTTATAACTAAAGAGACAAGAGAGCGAGAGTTTTTGCTCTTGAATGCAGAAGAGCGCTACAAAAATTTTCTTGAAAGATTTCCCAATCTAGAGAGCAGAGTTAGACAGCATATAATAGCCTCTTACCTTGGCATTGCACCAGAATCTTTAAGTCGTATCAGAAAAAAATTCTTCACTTAA